Proteins encoded together in one Pseudomonadota bacterium window:
- a CDS encoding TlpA disulfide reductase family protein, with the protein MRFKQIVQIMRGILPFVLLLSMLSGCASVSTNALELIGQPAPEARLMMLEGGDIAIRAKDGRTKVLLFWATWCPYSRSAIEDFEELAREYANRSDISFYAVSVDNNQDIAELLGRISEQDLRVVQHVFSGNDIQDEVFLSLRGKTIPYAAVIDKSGFVRFLDIGVSGLDDYLATLD; encoded by the coding sequence ATGAGATTTAAACAGATCGTGCAGATTATGCGGGGCATTCTTCCATTTGTTCTCTTACTAAGCATGCTGAGCGGTTGTGCATCTGTCTCAACGAATGCTCTGGAGCTTATAGGGCAACCTGCGCCAGAGGCCAGGTTGATGATGTTAGAGGGGGGCGATATCGCCATTCGTGCAAAGGATGGGAGAACGAAGGTATTACTTTTCTGGGCGACATGGTGCCCATATTCAAGGAGCGCGATTGAAGATTTTGAAGAGCTTGCGCGCGAGTACGCGAATAGGAGTGATATCTCTTTCTACGCCGTTAGTGTTGATAATAATCAGGATATAGCAGAGCTATTGGGGCGGATCTCTGAGCAAGATCTCAGGGTGGTGCAACACGTTTTCTCCGGTAACGATATACAGGACGAAGTTTTTTTAAGCTTGCGTGGCAAAACCATCCCCTATGCGGCTGTGATAGATAAATCTGGCTTCGTTAGATTTCTGGATATCGGCGTTTCTGGACTAGATGATTATCTTGCAACGCTAGATTGA